The following nucleotide sequence is from Flavimarina sp. Hel_I_48.
TTTGGTACTGGGTGACCCCGTTGTACTCACGGTACTCTTTTATATTGGTGACTTCCACAGTTGCTGCCCTTACATCTATGGCTGCCTTTACCGAAAGGGGCGGGGTACCGTTACCGTCATTACAGGAGACCATGAAAAGGAGCATAATACTCAGAAGAGGGATAAACCCCATCGAATTTAAAAGCCTCATATCACCAGTTTATATATTCATATTGATTTTGTAGGAGCCAGAGGTTTACCTGCATCTGTATGCGTGTACTCTCCGCCGACCTGTAATTCTGCACCACGTTCAGGTAATCGATCACCGAGACCTGCCCCCGTACCAGTTTATCCCTGTAGAGTTTGCGAACGACATCCTGATTTTTCAACTGCTGTTTCATAAGTTTCAGATTCTGTTCCTGGAAAGCGATCTGATCGGTTAGGCTCTGCAAATTATTTTTCTTGACCGTCCGGTTATTTTCAAGGGTGTTTTGTATGTTCTCTTGTTTTATAAGGCTCATTTGGGAATTTATACGCCTCTGGTGCCCGTCAAATAAGGGAAGTGTAAATTGCAATCCTGCACTCGCCCCGACCTTATGGTAAATATTTGGGATCTGCACCGCATTGAGACCGGCATCGGCAAAAGCGGAGACCTGGGGTCTGTACTTGTTGTTAAACACTTCCCTGTCAGCCTCAATCTGAAGGCTATCATTAGTAAAGCGTGCCTGGTAAAAAAAATGTTCAGAACTGGGTTCAATTACCAGTTTTGGTTCAGAAAGATTTATACCCATCTCAATTGGGGCCGAACTCAGGGCGTAGAGCTGTCTTTCGGTTTCCCTCAGACTATTGCGAAACTGTCCAATGATTATCCTAGTTTGGTCAATGGTTACCTGTAAAAGCAGGTAGTCGCTCTGCAATAAAATACCATTCTTGACCAAGATCCCGATCACCTTGAGTCTTATCTGCAGATCGTCAACAAGTTGCTGATTGAGCTTTTCCTGTAACTGATATCCATAGGCGGTAACGTAGAGGGCAATCAAATTATTCTTCAGGTTGTGATATACCTCTTTGTAGTTCAGTGCCAGTGCCCCATTGCGCACCATTTGTTGAAACAACAGGTTATTTGTGATGGATCTGTTAAAAAGTTGTTGGGTTACCCGAACCTGCGCTGCGTAAAGACCGCCATTGGTAATGCCTACATCATAGCCATAGGCATACTCGGAAGGATTGGTAGTAATATCAACAACCTTTCTACTATCAAAATAGGGGGCTACCAGGACATCTGCAAGGGCATCCATTTGTGGTAGCCTGTTCTGGGCAATGATCATCTGCTTCCGGAGTTCCCCTATATTTTCGAGATTTACCGTATTTAAAAGTGAATCATTGTTCTGTTTTGCCTGGCTTAAAAAATAACTTAGGCTGATTTCTTGCGCATGGGAGAATTGCGCAATACAGAAAAACAAAATAGGTATCAGCACTTTTTTCACGAGCGAAATTGATATTTATAAAATTTGGACTTATAAAAATTTTATTTTTCAAAAGTAGCACCTAATTCTAAAGAAGGTTTAAAGGGCATTAATGATCTGCGTTCTGCCGTGCCAGGTCATAAAATATACAAATCCACTAAATATTTTAAGATCTTTCAACATCTCTATAAAGTAGGTAGGTTTCGTAATGATTTGATGCCATTACAGACATTTTAAAAAATCGATAAAATTTATCTTTATGACCCTTAAAATCAAATTTTAATGAGGACTTAACTTCTCGATTAGGCGAAACTCTTTTATATTATAAAAATTAAAGTACGTGTGATAAGAATATTGGCTAGATGAAATCTAGTTGCTACTAATTCAATAGAAGAAATGATAATTCAGTACAAAAGGTTTTGACAATTGAATTTCTAAATGATGTTTATTTTGAAATTTTAAAATAAGATGGCAAATATAGAAATGGATGAATAAAAAAATATTTGCGACGGGGACCATTAGCCGAAATGAAAAATTCAAAATTGAACTCTATGTTTGTTAATTTTTTAAAAATTAAGGAAGAAATTCACAGATTATTCCAAAGACAATTATTTTAGTGATTTAAACAATGAATAATTTGTATATATAGTATGTAAATTATGATAGGTAAAGGGTAGTATGTTTTTTCATATATCCGTAATTACTTTTATGCGATTGATTTTTTTAATACGAAATATATGGCTCACTGTAATCTTAAAATTAAGCGCTGAGCTATATCTTAAAAATATACAAAAATATGTGTAGATTAATGAGCTCGGGCTATAGTCTTTAAAATGCTACATTATAAAATATAAAACCACGCAATTCTTACAAATTGAGTGGTTTTATATTTTAAGGGTCTGGCTATATTTAAAATTCATATAGATAAATCCCAATTAAAAATAATCAAAGCAAAGATTCCCTAAAATTTTGATGTATAGGATAATCTACAATAATATCCTATGACAAGTAATTTAGACCTATAAAGTAATGCTCTAATTTTTCACAGAATTACCGAGAGATACTCAAAACGTTAGTGCTAAAATTACACTGTAAACAATTGTAAATGATTTAAATACGAACATATATTTTAGCTTTTACTTAACAATAAAGAGTGTTTTATCGTTTATTTGTGTACTAAATCTGCGGCTTTTTTTGAATGTCATCTATTGAATTGTCCTCAGAATCTTGTTGTAAATCGAGTTCGGCTTTGATCATTGCCATTTCACGATTCTCTTTAATGATCAATGCCACTAGGATCAGAGCGATTATAATCCAAACAATGTTGCTAATAGTCATAATTAATGTATTTGGGGTTAGATATAAAGTTAACTAAAACTTGGAAACTGATTTTATATTATAGAGCGCTCTTGTAAATGATTATCTCATATTAAAATCAATAGGGGTAAAATCGCCATAAATGACATTTTCTTTATGAAGATCCTTCACGACAATAGAATATGCTCATCACGAAACATATCGATTAAAGGAAAGGTGAAGAAAATAGTATCATAAAAAATGATGTGCAATATGCCACATGTGAAGATGAAAAAAAAAACACTGAATGCTTAAAATAAAAGTGTTCCAAATTTTATATAAAACAAACCATAGTGTTTAAAAATCCCAAAAAATAAATATTAATAAACCGTGTTTCTTTAAAATCATATCTGATAGACTAATTAGCAATTTGTAAAAATATTGATAAGATTTTTATTAAATTTATTCAAATTTAATCAATGAGTCTATAAATATTTTAATTTTCATAAATGTGCGTTTTGTACCATAGCGACGACATATTAAAATTGTTAGGTGTCCTTATGTTAGTAGTATAGCCCCCAGGTATAAAACTTCAAACTAATTGCCATAGTATAAATAACCCCATTAAATTTTTATCCTACAGAGATGATTAAAATGGTGTAGTAAGGAGTTTTTTTATTTAGCGAAGGTCTGAATGAATGAAAAATAGGATTATAGCACAGTTATTATTCAACCAACAGAAATACAATGATATTAGAAACGATTATTCCTATAATGGGAAGTGAAGGTACTTGGATAGGTAGATGTCACGTTCCAAAAAACGCCGCTTTTAAAAATATTGCAGGTCCGCATACGGTGTGGGTTCATAAGGGCGAAGTATATGATCTCTCCTTTTATTTTAAATCTACCAGCGAACTTATCAATACGCCATCTTATAAAAATTTTTTAAATACCGAAGATCGCAAGATTAATAAACTCTGTAACCTGGAGGAAGTCCTTGAGAATTCATTGTATGATAAACGGGATATGGATAAACCCTTTTTATTGGCTCCAAACGATACACAGGCTATCAAAGCTTGTGGTGTGACCTTTATAAAAAGCCTACTGGAACGTGTTATAGAAGAAAAAGCAAAGGGTGAACCAAAACTAGCCATGCAGTTGAGGAATGAGATTACCTCAACTATAGGAGCTAGTCTAAATCATGTAAAACCAGGCTCTCCTAACGCTGTTCAATTAAAGGAAGAATTACAGAAAAGGGGAATCTGGTCACAATATCTGGAAGTAGGTATAGGGCCAGATGCTGAAGTATTTACCAAGAGCCAGCCCTTTTCTTCCGTTGGTTATGGGGCAGAAATAGGAATTCATAAAGATTCCTACTGGAACAATCCAGAACCAGAAATTGTACTTACCGTTTCCAATAAGGGAGAAATAATGGGTGCTACACTAGGTAATGATGTAAATCTCAGGGATTTTGAAGGTCGAAGCGCCTTGCTTTTAGGGGAGGCGAAAGATCAAAACGGATCTTGTGCCATAGGGCCACTCTATAGAATGTTTGATGATACATTTACGCTTGAGGATGTCAAAGAATCTAAAGTTTCCCTGAGAATAGAGGGGGAAGATGGATTTTCTCTTGAGGATACAAGTGATATGGGTCAGA
It contains:
- a CDS encoding TolC family protein, yielding MKKVLIPILFFCIAQFSHAQEISLSYFLSQAKQNNDSLLNTVNLENIGELRKQMIIAQNRLPQMDALADVLVAPYFDSRKVVDITTNPSEYAYGYDVGITNGGLYAAQVRVTQQLFNRSITNNLLFQQMVRNGALALNYKEVYHNLKNNLIALYVTAYGYQLQEKLNQQLVDDLQIRLKVIGILVKNGILLQSDYLLLQVTIDQTRIIIGQFRNSLRETERQLYALSSAPIEMGINLSEPKLVIEPSSEHFFYQARFTNDSLQIEADREVFNNKYRPQVSAFADAGLNAVQIPNIYHKVGASAGLQFTLPLFDGHQRRINSQMSLIKQENIQNTLENNRTVKKNNLQSLTDQIAFQEQNLKLMKQQLKNQDVVRKLYRDKLVRGQVSVIDYLNVVQNYRSAESTRIQMQVNLWLLQNQYEYINW
- a CDS encoding fumarylacetoacetate hydrolase family protein — encoded protein: MILETIIPIMGSEGTWIGRCHVPKNAAFKNIAGPHTVWVHKGEVYDLSFYFKSTSELINTPSYKNFLNTEDRKINKLCNLEEVLENSLYDKRDMDKPFLLAPNDTQAIKACGVTFIKSLLERVIEEKAKGEPKLAMQLRNEITSTIGASLNHVKPGSPNAVQLKEELQKRGIWSQYLEVGIGPDAEVFTKSQPFSSVGYGAEIGIHKDSYWNNPEPEIVLTVSNKGEIMGATLGNDVNLRDFEGRSALLLGEAKDQNGSCAIGPLYRMFDDTFTLEDVKESKVSLRIEGEDGFSLEDTSDMGQISRSPEELVAQVISEHHQYPDGFVLFCGTMFAPTLDRGEKGLGFTHKLQDKVTIASPKLGKLTNWVNYADKIPKWEFGINAFVNYTLERSKAEIIG